One genomic region from Gopherus flavomarginatus isolate rGopFla2 chromosome 20, rGopFla2.mat.asm, whole genome shotgun sequence encodes:
- the PHLDB3 gene encoding pleckstrin homology-like domain family B member 3, translating into MVLQENEPLVGLSQTSRCPVLAPAGQDRWRGPFPAQGPGVAQAQLVGKADCLSSSSGGATSDSPEEDEASSTESAQNGDESPQAGAEGSRLRGEQDEALGQVAELESRIEELQHQQKEMNIEMKLEGALLEGELAAEWREVQREEQLVLQLQRRFAEMVHRCHTEREKEKARLGKERHKVEELQRQHAESQTHLETQPESMRERMQSQLQQTSEMLEGALRSYEDLEFQQLERESRLEEEKEAACQALAHQIAQVKESLKERKRKVRRLEAQVRSVQEHMAGECRKLVQEKGEAVQSLNLERRRLEELGKACEDQSGDDSPVSNQELTKLMFTQKTDRKVVVLGCDQRDPACVFSVRSSVQSSFGLQRSRSLPRRRGDRPPPRPTQRPLSLEANGGLDSDVLALQLSAGGDRRCVPLRHLNAPLHPLGGPYSSVSSCVTKLAEMERMVREAMAERERLLQAREVKRVAQGETQHTEPLPPAQDRSPGPAREPPATAPLDLRAHLEASGHSLETCPEVRVTGRACRGFLVKMGGRIKTWKKRWFCFDRQRRLLAYYVDKEEAKLKGVIYFQAIEEVYYDHLRSAFKSPNPKLTFCVKTYDRLFCLVAPSAEAMRIWMDAIVTAAEENTRY; encoded by the exons ATGGTTCTCCAGGAGAATGAGCCCCTGGTGGGGCTGAGCCAGACTTCGCGATGCCCTGTCTTGGCCCCCGCAGGGCAGGACAGGTGGAGGGGGCcgtttccagcccagggccctggggtggccCAGGCCCAGCTGGTGGGCAAGGCCGACTGTCTCTCCTCCAGCTCCGGGGGTGCCACGAGCGACAGCCCTGAGGAGGACGAGGCCAGCAGCACGGAGAGTGCCCAGAACGGG GACGAGAGCCCCCAGGCGGGCGCGGAGGGGTCCCGGCTGCGGGGGGAGCAGGACGAGGCGCTGGGCCAGGTAGCGGAGTTGGAGAGTCGCATCGAGGAGCTGCAGCACCAGCAGAAGGAGATGAACATTGAG ATGAAGCTGGAGGGGGCGCTGCTGGAGGGGGAGCTGGCGGCCGAGTGGCGGGAGGTTCAACGCGAGGAACAGCTGGTCCTGCAGCTGCAGAGGAGGTTCGCGGAGATGGTGCACCGGTGCCACACCGAGAGAGAGAAG GAGAAGGCTCGGCTGGGAAAGGAGCGGCACAAGGTGGAGGAGCTCCAGAGGCAACATGCCGAGTCCCAGACCCACCTGGAGACCCAGCCCGAGAGCATGCGGGAGCGGATGCAGAGCCAGCTGCAGCAG ACGTCGGAGATGCTGGAGGGGGCGCTGAGGAGCTACGAGGACCTGGAGTTCCAGCAGCTGGAGCGTGAGAGCCgcttggaggaggagaaggaggcggcCTGCCAGGCCTTGGCCCACCAGATAGCCCAGGTCAAGGAGAGCCTCAAGGAGAGAAAG AGGAAGGTGCGCAGGCTGGAGGCCCAGGTGCGCTCGGTGCAGGAGCACATGGCGGGCGAGTGCCGCAAGCTGGTGCAGGAGAAGGGAGAGGCTGTCCAGAGCCTCAACTTG GAGAGACgtcggctggaggagctgggCAAAGCCTGTGAGGACCAGAGCGGAGATGACTCGCCTGTCAGTAACCAGGAGCTCACCAAG CTCATGTTCACCCAAAAGACGGATCGGAAGGTCGTGGTGCTGGGCTGCGACCAGCGCGACCCGGCCTGCGTGTTCTCCGTCCGCAGCTCTGTCCAG AGTTCCTTCGGACTGCAGAGATCGAGGAGCCTGCCCCGAAGACGGGGGGACcggcctcccccccgccccactcagCGCCCCCTCTCGCTCGAAGCCAACG gggGGCTAGACTCAGATGTCCTGGCGTTGCAGCTTTCGGCCGGGGGTGACCGGCGCTGCGTGCCACTCAGACATCTCAACGCCCCCTTGCACCCGCTGGGGGGCCCATACAG CAGCGTGAGCTCCTGTGTCACCAAACTGGCTGAAATGGAACGGATGGTGCGGGAGGCCATGGCAGAGAGAGAGCGGCTGCTGCAGGCGCGG GAGGTGAAACGAGTGGCCCAGGGGGAGACACAACACACAGAGCCGCTACCCCCTGCCCAG GACCGGAGCCCGGGGCCGGCGCGGGAGCCCCCTGCCACCGCCCCCCTGGACCTGCGTGCCCACCTGGAGGCTTCGGGGCACAGCCTGGAGACCTGCCCCGAGGTGCGGGTGACGGGCAGGGCCTGCCGCGGCTTCCTGGTGAAGATGGGCGGGCGCATCAAAACCTGGAAGAAACGTTGGTTCTGCTTCGACCGCCAGCGGCGTCTGCTGGCCTACTACGTGG ACAAAGAGGAGGCGAAGCTCAAGGGCGTCATCTACTTCCAGGCCATCGAGGAGGTTTATTATGATCACCTGCGCAGCGCCTTCAAG AGCCCCAACCCCAAACTGACCTTCTGTGTCAAGACTTACGACCGGCTCTTCTGCCTGGTGGCGCCCAGCGCTGAGGCCATGCGCATCTGGATGGACGCCATCGTCACGGCCGCCGAGGAGAACACCCGCTACTGA
- the LOC127038027 gene encoding C3a anaphylatoxin chemotactic receptor-like isoform X2, with the protein MEANVSSGLWLTSPGPSPAKAKPDLNAVMDLVQVVFYSVVCVGGSLGNGLVIWLTARRAGHSVNCIWFLNLAVADFIFSVSRVVPLVKNAFYRGHWPFGAFLCQATSFIKYLNMFCSVFLLAAVSLDRLAAVAFPVWSKNRRGPRLAWAAAAGAWGAAAAASLPFYLYRNLVPEGRTNSLKCSLTLGEGPKLTLYLLRLLCGFLAPFAIILACYGALAAVLRRRPATVRSRKPFKVMAAIVVTFFLCWAPYHLFLLLKLAGVKGQAMAVGLPLASSLAYLNSCANPVLYFFMGLEFRRALGRTSLAGAFRRALLEDTAYSARSHSRRKEAASSIDGLAQSSVSPNLA; encoded by the coding sequence ATGGAGGCCAATGTCTCCTCCGGTCTCTGGCTCACCAGCCCTGGCCCTTCTCCTGCCAAGGCCAAGCCTGACCTGAATGCAGTCATGGACCTAGTCCAGGTCGTCTTCTACAGCGTGGTCTGTGTGGGGGGCTCGCTGGGCAACGGGCTGGTGATCTGGCTCACGGCTCGCCGGGCCGGCCACTCTGTCAACTGCATCTGGTTCCTCAACCTGGCAGTGGCCGACTTCATCTTCTCGGTCAGCCGGGTGGTGCCCCTGGTGAAGAACGCCTTCTACCGCGGGCACTGGCCCTTCGGTGCCTTCCTCTGCCAGGCCACCAGTTTCATCAAGTACCTTAACATGTTTTGCAGTGTCTTCCTCTTGGCGGCCGTCAGCCTGGACCGCCTGGCAGCCGTGGCCTTCCCGGTGTGGTCCAAGAACCGCCGGGGCCCCCGCCTGGCGTGGGCGGCCGCTGCCGGGGCATGGGGGGCGGCCGCCGCGGCCAGCCTGCCCTTCTACCTATACCGCAACCTGGTGCCGGAGGGGAGAACCAACAGCCTCAAGTGCTCCTTGACGCTGGGAGAAGGGCCCAAGCTGACGCTCTATCTGCTCCGGCTGCTCTGCGGCTTCCTGGCCCCCTTCGCCATCATCCTGGCCTGCTATGGGGCCttagcagccgtgctgaggcggCGCCCAGCCACCGTCCGCTCCAGGAAGCCCTTCAAGGTCATGGCGGCCATTGTGGTGaccttcttcctctgctgggccccctaccacctcttcctcctcctcaagcTGGCGGGCGTCAAGGGCCAGGCCATGGCCGTGGGGCTGCCGCTCGCGTCCTCCCTGGCCTATCTCAACAGCTGCGCCAACCCCGTCCTTTACTTCTTCATGGGGCTGgagttccgccgggcgctgggacGGACCAGCTTGGCCGGGGCCTTCCGCCGGGCCCTGCTGGAGGACACTGCCTACTCAGCCAGGTCCCACAGCCGCAGGAAGGAGGCAGCTTCCTCCATTGACGGGCTGGCCCAGAGCTCGGTGTCCCCCAACCTGGCTTGA